The Dioscorea cayenensis subsp. rotundata cultivar TDr96_F1 chromosome 7, TDr96_F1_v2_PseudoChromosome.rev07_lg8_w22 25.fasta, whole genome shotgun sequence genome includes a region encoding these proteins:
- the LOC120265730 gene encoding tropinone reductase homolog At5g06060-like: protein MKPTMEWAAEECTHMMATNFESALHLSQLAHPLLKASSSGNIVFISTIGTFIVYQGGAIYSASKGAMNQITKHLACEWAKDNIRVNGVAPATINTSLVEYLGKDSDILMKEASRVPLGRLGEPEEVASVVAFLCLPAASYVTGQIICIDGGRAQIS, encoded by the exons ATGAAACCCACAATGGAATGGGCAGCTGAAGAATGCACACATATGATGgctactaattttgaatcagCCCTCCATTTAAGCCAACTAGCTCACCCTCTCttgaaagcttcatcatcaggAAACATAGTGTTCATTTCCACCATTGGAACATTTATAGTTTATCAAGGAGGAGCAATTTATTCAGCAAGTAAAG GAGCAATGAATCAAATTACCAAGCACCTAGCATGTGAGTGGGCCAAAGACAACATCAGAGTCAACGGAGTTGCACCTGCAACTATTAATACCTCTCTCGTTGAATACCTT ggTAAAGACAGCGATATACTGATGAAAGAAGCCTCTCGTGTTCCTCTTGGGCGTTTAGGAGAACCAGAGGAAGTGGCATCTGTTGTGGCCTTCCTTTGCCTTCCTGCAGCTTCATATGTTACAGGCCAAATCATTTGCATTGATGGAGGGCGGGCACAGATTTCTTAG
- the LOC120265578 gene encoding noroxomaritidine/norcraugsodine reductase-like translates to MDNHVARWSLHGTKALVTGGTKGIGHAIVEELAKFGATVHTCSRNESELNACLKEWEDKKFNVTGSVCDVSSQIERERIINSVSAVFQGKLDILINNVGMCWIKPTLECTAEDYSQTMATNFESAFHLSQLAHPLMKASGSGRIVFISSVGTRVVYQGIAIYAASKGAMDQLTKHLACEWARDNIRVNSVAPSVIKTPLIKKLGVDEAITKETSRVPLNRLGEPEEVASVVAFLCLPASSYVTGQTVCIDGGRALNYTTTD, encoded by the exons ATGGACAACCATGTAGCTCGCTGGTCACTGCATGGAACCAAAGCTTTGGTCACTGGAGGTACCAAAGGAATTGG GCATGCCATAGTTGAAGAACTAGCAAAGTTTGGAGCCACTGTGCACACGTGTTCTCGGAATGAGTCTGAACTTAATGCATGCTTGAAAGAGTGGGAAGACAAAAAATTTAATGTCACTGGTTCAGTCTGTGATGTTTCTTCTCAGATTGAACGAGAGAGAATAATAAACAGTGTCTCTGCTGTTTTCCAAGGGAAGCTTGATATCCTT atAAACAATGTGGGCATGTGCTGGATCAAGCCAACTTTAGAATGCACTGCTGAAGATTATTCCCAGACAATGgctactaattttgaatcagCATTCCATTTAAGCCAACTGGCTCATCCTCTCATGAAAGCATCAGGATCAGGTAGAATAGTATTCATCTCTTCCGTTGGCACAAGAGTAGTTTATCAAGGCATAGCAATTTACGCAGCTAGCAAAG GAGCAATGGATCAACTCACCAAACATTTAGCTTGTGAGTGGGCCAGAGACAACATCAGAGTCAACAGTGTTGCACCTTCAGTCATTAAAACTCCTCTCATTAAAAAGCTT GGTGTTGATGAAGCTATAACGAAAGAAACATCTAGAGTTCCTCTGAACAGACTGGGAGAACCAGAAGAGGTGGCATCAGTGGTGGCCTTCCTCTGTCTGCCAGCATCCTCATACGTCACAGGCCAAACGGTTTGCATTGATGGGGGACGTGCACTTAATTACACCACCACTGATTAG
- the LOC120265356 gene encoding zinc finger protein 10-like has protein sequence MEEDHSSKQASKQTVFDDQNICLPNSSTRSYDCIFCKRGFSNAQALGGHMNIHRKDRSKLKQKSNTTRSPSLDITNEVIPSYFPTMKRTVVDRELLFKWPWIIVKAENIKKLCSSIHHGEELINLRQLRGWEVINRLLWN, from the coding sequence ATGGAAGAGGATCATTCAAGCAAACAGGCATCAAAGCAAACTGTGTTTGATGACCAGAACATCTGTTTGCCGAACAGTAGTACTCGGTCCTATGACTGTATATTTTGCAAGAGAGGCTTCTCCAATGCTCAGGCACTTGGAGGGCACATGAACATACATAGAAAGGATAGATCCAAGctcaaacaaaaatcaaacacaaCAAGATCACCTTCTCTTGATATCACCAACGAGGTTATTCCATCATATTTTCCAACCATGAAGAGGACTGTTGTTGATAGAGAACTACTGTTCAAGTGGCCATGGATCATAGTCAAAGCAGAGAATATCAAGAAGCTTTGTTCATCAATACACCATGGAGAAGAGCTCATCAACTTAAGACAGCTGAGAGGTTGGGAAGTGATCAACAGGCTGTTGTGGAACTAG
- the LOC120265705 gene encoding LOW QUALITY PROTEIN: uncharacterized protein LOC120265705 (The sequence of the model RefSeq protein was modified relative to this genomic sequence to represent the inferred CDS: deleted 1 base in 1 codon) produces the protein MVVPKQRALVGSTSAMQQHDVVGILAFEAAATMARLVSLHKALSEPEILRLFSDTIRSQGVAYLNSTDETFLLQLACAEFITDLDRAAAVISRFDKKHGRGLSRVKRFKRVYCDFKSGNTVDLEQTWFSKKRVYKKVRKMEKFIAATSKLCTEMEVLEVSRQKLNKQWNKYSGPIPAQTLIISNTTNDLLSDIKSRHQKIHKLKEESLWNQTFNKMVRIMAPSAFFIFSRICAVFGPFVPGLPEVLVTQINGSNNNPSICFVPVSKLRIQSPLSSSGSSILEKQAMINSKEVPLMRNSCPIFGSKEQTEAHGNRRRLLEAASNTVGGSSMALRYADVIVSAERLMLIKSDSSNDSKGERVLRDEIYKMLPLKLREAVRKKLRECWRDPGPLDGCLADGWKAAVERIMRWLSPMAHDTLRWQAERNMDRRQWFDPQPKALLLQTLHFSDMEKTEAAIVEVLVGLSCVCWYEERRYESLRL, from the exons ATGGTGGTTCCAAAGCAAAGAGCACTAGTTGGCAGCACCAGCGCCATGCAGCAGCATGACGTGGTTGGCATCCTCGCCTTTGAAGCAGCTGCAACCATGGCTCGCCTCGTCTCCCTCCACAAAGCTCTATCTGAGCCTGAGATTCTCCGGCTCTTTTCCGACACCATAAGATCACAAGGCGTAGCTTATCTCAACTCCACTGACGAAACCTTTCTTCTCCAGCTCGCTTGCGCAGAGTTCATCACTGACCTTGATCGTGCTGCTGCTGTGATCTCTCGTTTTGATAAGAAACATGGCCGTGGGTTGTCTCGGGTCAAGAGATTTAAGCGAGTTTATTGTGATTTTAAATCTGGGAATACTGTTGACTTGGAACAGACATGGTTCTCAAAGAAGAGAGTTTACAAGAAGGTGAGAAAGATGGAGAAGTTCATTGCTGCAACTTCAAAGCTGTGCACAGAGATGGAAGTTTTGGAGGTTTCAAGGCAGAAGCTCAACAAGCAGTGGAACAAATACAGTGGACCAATTCCAGCTCAAACGCTAATAATAAGTAATACTACCAATGATCTCCTTTCTGATATCAAGTCTCGGCATCAAAAGATACACAAGTTAAAGGAGGAGTCTCTGTGGAACCAAACATTCAACAAAATGGTTAGAATCATGGCTCCATCAgcattcttcattttctcacgtATTTGTGCTGTGTTTGGCCCCTTTGTTCCTGGTCTTCCTGAAGTACTGGTGACACAAATTAATGGAAGCAATAATAACCCAAGTATATGCTTTGTTCCAGTCTCTAAACTCAGAATCCAGTCACCTTTATCCTCTTCCGGGTCATCAATACTGGAGAAGCAGGCAATGATCAACTCAAAAGAAGTGCCATTGATGAGAAACTCATGCCCAATTTTTGGATCAAAGGAGCAAACAGAAGCTCATGGGAACCGGAGAAGGCTGTTGGAAGCTGCTTCAAACACTGTCGGAGGATCAAGCATGGCCTTAAGATATgcggatgttattgtttcagcAGAGAGGCTAATGTTAATAAAGTCAGATAGCAGCAATGATTCCAAGGGAGAGAGAGTTTTAAGGGACGAGATTTATAAGATGTTGCCATTAAAGTTACGTGAAGCTGTGAGAAAAAAGTTAAGGGAGTGTTGGAGAGATCCAGGGCCATTGGACGGATGCCTTGCTGATGGATGGAAAGCGGCAGTGGAGAGGATAATGAGATGGTTGAGTCCCATGGCACATGATACGTTAAGGTGGCAAGCCGAGAGGAACATGGATCGCCGGCAATGGTTTGATCCGCAGCCCAAGGCATTGTTGCTACAAACC TTGCATTTCTCAGATATGGAGAAGACGGAGGCGGCCATTGTTGAGGTTCTTGTGGGTTTGAGCTGTGTTTGCTGGTATGAAGAAAGACGTTATGAATCATTGAGATTGTAg